One region of Salvia miltiorrhiza cultivar Shanhuang (shh) chromosome 3, IMPLAD_Smil_shh, whole genome shotgun sequence genomic DNA includes:
- the LOC131018408 gene encoding pentatricopeptide repeat-containing protein At1g62670, mitochondrial-like, with the protein MSRRAAVSAIDLIHGRGFLNRWSHESGIISPPFSLFSSKAFQPKPSKIDFSCVKELKDANELFQKMKSMSPEPCVLMYNNLLSVTAKIEQYSFALDMFDEMLGMGVPVNDYTMNIAVNCCCLLKDIYSDFSIMGFFFKIRYEPDVATLIKGLFFVEKEAEAVKLFEKVLDLKLCEPNDIMIMHVIGGLCKSGQVIAAHDWLHRLESSGWSPNVKAYNALIDGLYKEGRMKEV; encoded by the coding sequence ATGAGCAGAAGAGCAGCTGTTTCTGCAATTGATCTCATTCATGGAAGAGGATTTCTCAATCGATGGTCGCATGAATCGGGTATCATCTCTCCTccgttctctctcttctcttccaaGGCTTTTCAACCTAAGCCATCCAAAATCGATTTCAGTTGTGTTAAAGAATTAAAGGATGCCAATGAATTGTTTCAAAAAATGAAGAGTATGTCCCCAGAGCCTTGTGTTCTTATGTACAACAATCTTCTGAGTGTTACTGCAAAGATTGAGCAGTACTCTTTTGCCCTTGACATGTTCGATGAAATGCTTGGGATGGGTGTGCCGGTTAATGATTACACAATGAACATTGCTGTTAACTGTTGTTGTCTCTTGAAAGACATATACTCTGATTTTTCTATAATGGGATTCTTTTTCAAGATCCGTTACGAACCAGATGTTGCGACTCTCATTAAAGGGTTGTTCTTTGTTGAGAAAGAGGCCGAAGCTGTGAAATTGTTTGAAAAGGTTCTAGATTTAAAACTTTGTGAGCCTAATGATATTATGATTATGCACGTGATAGGTGGGTTGTGCAAATCTGGACAGGTCATTGCAGCCCATGATTGGCTTCATAGATTAGAAAGTAGTGGGTGGAGTCCCAACGTTAAGGCATATAATGCGTtaattgatggattatacaaGGAAGGAAGGATGAAAGAGGTATAA
- the LOC131017493 gene encoding probable disease resistance protein At1g58602 has protein sequence MAEAVVSTALETLRDLLLEEARFLSGVGDEVRELEIQLKEMKCLLRDADRRRHESSMILNWISEIKDLVYRAEAAIERHAVYQVTSRRRRGLTQLIRRCSCNLEEYKSIHQLGSEISPIKSRLERINKEMQDNGIKKSIINNTDEGESSFANNRARKSFPEFEIGECFVGMKDELKQLANLLRHDNEERVISVWGMGGSGKTTIAKKLYNENKTSFDLSAWVCISQQRQSFQSVWKDVLKQLEPQTSEDLSEWELKERLCKIQREKRCLIVVDDLWKTSDWNELKHPFLVHDLLSKILITTREQEVAEIGCPVKVGILKEEDALDLLKKKAFPHTNIPEFALEEKFEKIEKEMVQKCGYLPLAISLLSGVLRMKNSIMEWELVNRDIKKHIYRDESEIDGVLNLSYESLPYYLKPCFLYMGIFEEDEDINIRRLYSMWIAQDMISYENIGDKDKSLIEIAELYLGELASRSIVEISDDDDVMPTRKYRSCKLHDVVRELCLKLGKREDFGVLGLEYQTGKLRTLLRQASSHMKIRHLVIHFRREVEVEPGELGEDSSKHLRSLQMFNHINLSVPEFTPQSIVDFQKFKLLRDLVMVRFKFAGRKLPKGITNLVHLRRLRLEECEFDKLPSSIRNMVNMDTLNLSDSRNVGVPNVFKEMLRLKHLLLPEYEEENIGSYRLTLGEGVVGLETLWWLDSRVHELKCMNRMKNLRNFSTKIHDNKSLSTMIDAIAIMDKLVYCVVEIKEGCELATNDGVLNKTFTCPNLHCLSIEVKLGKALVDRGHDFMSSKLTTLELLACEIEDDPMAMLGKLPCLTALCLGRKSFVGEEMTCPSNSFPHLKRLELCQLAKLREWRVEAGAMPILSLLYIIECSTLEMLPDGLSGISTLQKLILFKMPELGKRVSASGEDFHKVSHVPSIIIRDDD, from the exons ATGGCAGAAGCAGTGGTGTCGACTGCTCTAGAAACCTTGCGCGATTTGTTGTTGGAAGAAGCAAGGTTTTTATCTGGTGTGGGCGATGAAGTGAGGGAGCTCGAGATCCAGCTCAAAGAGATGAAGTGTCTCCTCAGAGATGCTGACAGAAGACGACATGAAAGCAGCATGATTTTGAATTGGATCTCGGAGATCAAAGATCTTGTGTACAGAGCCGAAGCTGCCATTGAAAGACACGCAGTTTATCAAGTGACTTCAAGGAGAAGGCGAGGCCTCACTCAGCTCATCCGCAGATGTAGTTGTAATTTGGAAGAATACAAGTCGATCCACCAACTAGGCTCCGAGATTTCACCAATCAAATCCCGTCTTGAAAGAATAAACAAGGAAATGCAAGACAATGGCATAAAGAAGAGCATCATCAACAATACAGATGAAGGGGAAAGCTCGTTCGCCAACAACAGGGCAAGGAAGAGCTTCCCCGAATTCGAGATCGGAGAGTGTTTTGTAGGGATGAAGGATGAACTGAAGCAGCTTGCTAATCTCCTGAGGCACGACAACGAGGAGCGAGTTATTTCAGTGTGGGGAATGGGCGGATCAGGCAAGACCACCATTGCCAAAAAGCTCTACAACGAGAACAAGACTAGCTTTGATCTTTCCGCGTGGGTTTGCATTAGTCAGCAACGTCAGAGTTTTCAATCAGTTTGGAAGGATGTTCTCAAACAGCTAGAACCACAAACAAGTGAGGATCTGAGCGAGTGGGAGTTGAAGGAGCGACTATGCAAGATACAACGAGAGAAGCGATGcctcattgttgtggatgatctTTGGAAAACTTCTGATTGGAATGAGTTGAAGCATCCGTTCCTTGTCCATGATTTGTTAAGCAAAATCTTGATCACCACACGCGAACAGGAAGTTGCCGAGATTGGATGCCCAGTAAAAGTTGGGATTCTAAAAGAGGAGGATGCTTTGGATCTACTCAAGAAGAAAGCCTTTCCACATACCAACATTCCAG AGTTTGCACTGGAAGAAAAATTTGAGAAAATTGAGAAAGAAATGGTGCAGAAATGTGGGTATTTGCCGTTGGCAATTTCTTTACTCAGTGGGGTCTTGAGAATGAAAAATTCGATCATGGAGTGGGAGTTAGTAAATAGGGATATCAAAAAACACATATATAGAGACGAAAGTGAGATTGATGGAGTGCTAAATTTAAGCTATGAAAGTCTACCCTATTATTTGAAGCCTTGCTTTCTCTATATGGGTATATTTGAAGAGGACGAAGATATAAATATTCGGCGTCTATATAGCATGTGGATAGCACAAGACATGATTTCATATGAGAATATTGGAGACAAGGACAAATCTTTGATTGAAATCGCGGAGCTCTACTTGGGTGAGTTGGCCTCCAGGTCCATAGTTGAAATAAGCGACGACGATGATGTCATGCCTACAAGAAAATATAGGAGCTGCAAACTTCATGATGTAGTAAGAGAACTATGTTTGAAATTAGGGAAAAGGGAGGATTTTGGTGTGCTAGGTTTGGAGTATCAAACTGGGAAACTTAGAACCTTACTACGACAAGCTTCCTCGCATATGAAAATACGACATTTGGTTATCCATTTCAGAAGAGAAGTCGAAGTGGAACCTGGCGAGCTTGGAGAAGATAGTAGCAAACATTTAAGGTCTCTTCAAATGTTCAATCACATAAATTTAAGTGTTCCAGAGTTTACCCCACAAAGCATCgttgattttcaaaaatttaaattgcTGAGAGATCTAGTTATGGTGAGATTCAAATTTGCAGGAAGAAAGCTACCGAAAGGAATCACTAATCTTGTTCACCTTAGACGTTTGCGCTTAGAAGAATGTGAATTTGATAAGCTACCGTCGTCCATAAGGAATATGGTAAACATGGATACCCTTAATTTAAGTGATTCGAGGAATGTTGGAGTTCCAAATGTTTTTAAAGAGATGCTACGTTTAAAGCACTTGCTTCTTCCGGAGTATGAGGAGGAAAATATTGGTAGTTATCGATTAACATTGGGCGAGGGAGTGGTTGGGTTGGAGACCCTATGGTGGTTGGATAGTAGAGTGCatgaattaaaatgtatgaacaGAATGAAGAATCTGAGAAATTTCTCAACAAAAATACACGACAACAAAAGCTTGTCAACCATGATCGACGCCATTGCTATCATGGACAAGTTAGTGTATTGTGTGGTTGAAATCAAAGAGGGTTGCGAGTTAGCAACAAATGATGGAGTGTTGAACAAGACATTCACATGTCCCAATCTTCATTGCTTGAGTATTGAAGTTAAGTTAGGGAAGGCACTGGTAGATCGTGGGCATGACTTCATGAGCTCAAAACTAACGACTTTGGAGCTGTTAGCATGTGAGATTGAGGATGATCCAATGGCGATGCTAGGGAAGCTTCCTTGCTTGACGGCTTTGTGTTTAGGGAGGAAATCATTTGTCGGGGAGGAGATGACGTGTCCATCAAACAGTTTTCCTCACCTCAAGAGGCTTGAGCTATGTCAATTAGCAAAGTTGAGGGAGTGGAGAGTGGAGGCAGGAGCCATGCCCATTCTCTCGCTATTATATATCATTGAGTGTTCTACTTTGGAGATGCTTCCAGATGGACTGAGTGGCATTTCTACTCTTCAGAAACTGATACTTTTTAAAATGCCAGAATTGGGGAAGAGGGTATCGGCATCAGGAGAGGATTTCCACAAAGTCAGCCATGTTCCTTCAATTATCATCCGAGACGATGACTAA